One region of Microcoleus sp. AS-A8 genomic DNA includes:
- a CDS encoding DNA-directed RNA polymerase subunit gamma — protein MRHQLEQRFDYVKIAIASPERIRQWGERTLPNGQVVGEVTKPETINYRTLKPEMDGLFCERIFGPAKDWECHCGKYKRVRHRGIVCERCGVEVTESRVRRHRMGYIKLAAPVAHVWYLKGIPSYLSILLDMPLRDVEQIVYFNAYVVLSPGNAENLTYKQLLTEDQWLEIEEQLYSEDSQLTGVEVGIGAEALQRLLQDVDLDAEGEKLREEITTAKGQKRAKLIKRLRVIDNFIATGSLPEWMVLTVIPVIPPDLRPMVQLDGGRFATSDLNDLYRRVINRNNRLARLQEILAPEIIVRNEKRMLQEAVDALIDNGRRGRTVVGANNRPLKSLSDIIEGKQGRFRQNLLGKRVDYSGRSVIVVGPKLKIHQCGLPREMAIELFQPFVIHRLIRQGLVNNIKAAKKLIQRGDPSVWDVLEEVIAGHPVLLNRAPTLHRLGIQAFEPILVEGRAIQLHPLVCPAFNADFDGDQMAVHVPLSLESQAEARLLMLASHNILSPATGRPIVAPSQDMVLGCYYLTAENLDAQKGANKYFANLDDAIKAYEQRQIDLHAYVWLRFDGIVESAVPDNEVIKTEQLSDGSVTKHYRERRVRETADGEIISQYVRTTPGRIIYNKAIQEALIS, from the coding sequence ATGAGACATCAGCTAGAACAGCGGTTTGACTACGTCAAAATTGCGATCGCTTCTCCAGAGCGGATTCGGCAATGGGGAGAAAGAACCCTCCCCAACGGCCAGGTGGTCGGTGAAGTCACTAAACCCGAAACGATTAACTATCGCACGCTCAAACCCGAAATGGATGGGCTGTTCTGCGAACGAATCTTTGGGCCAGCTAAGGACTGGGAATGCCATTGCGGCAAGTACAAGCGGGTACGCCACCGGGGCATTGTCTGCGAACGCTGCGGTGTAGAAGTCACCGAGTCACGGGTGCGTCGTCACCGGATGGGTTATATCAAACTAGCCGCACCCGTCGCTCACGTCTGGTATCTCAAGGGGATTCCCAGCTACCTGAGCATTCTGCTGGATATGCCCCTGCGTGATGTGGAACAGATTGTCTACTTCAACGCCTATGTTGTCTTGAGTCCCGGCAATGCCGAGAATCTCACTTACAAGCAGCTGCTTACGGAAGATCAATGGCTGGAAATTGAAGAGCAGCTTTATAGCGAAGATTCTCAACTCACCGGTGTTGAGGTGGGAATTGGTGCGGAGGCACTCCAGCGGCTTTTGCAGGACGTTGATTTAGATGCTGAGGGTGAAAAGCTCCGCGAAGAAATTACCACGGCTAAGGGGCAAAAACGCGCCAAACTGATCAAACGTTTACGGGTGATTGACAACTTCATCGCCACGGGTTCTCTGCCGGAGTGGATGGTACTGACGGTCATTCCGGTCATTCCTCCAGACCTGCGCCCGATGGTACAGCTAGACGGCGGTCGCTTTGCTACCTCAGACCTGAATGACCTCTATCGGCGAGTCATCAACCGCAACAACCGACTGGCACGTCTCCAGGAAATCCTGGCACCGGAAATTATTGTCCGCAACGAAAAGCGGATGCTCCAAGAAGCGGTGGACGCCTTAATCGACAACGGACGTCGCGGTCGTACTGTGGTGGGAGCGAACAATCGCCCCCTCAAATCCCTCTCCGACATCATCGAGGGTAAGCAAGGTCGCTTCCGGCAAAACCTCTTGGGTAAGCGGGTTGACTACTCCGGTCGTTCCGTGATCGTGGTCGGACCCAAACTGAAAATTCACCAGTGCGGTTTGCCCCGCGAAATGGCGATCGAACTGTTTCAACCCTTCGTGATTCACCGTTTGATCCGTCAAGGTCTGGTGAATAACATCAAGGCGGCGAAAAAGCTGATTCAACGGGGCGATCCCAGCGTGTGGGATGTCTTAGAGGAAGTGATTGCGGGGCACCCCGTCCTCCTCAACCGCGCACCCACGTTGCACCGCTTGGGGATTCAGGCGTTTGAACCCATTTTGGTTGAAGGTCGCGCCATCCAACTTCACCCCTTAGTCTGTCCGGCTTTTAACGCTGACTTTGATGGTGACCAGATGGCGGTTCACGTTCCCCTATCTTTAGAATCGCAGGCAGAAGCACGTCTGTTAATGTTGGCCTCCCATAATATCCTTTCACCCGCAACCGGTCGCCCGATTGTTGCGCCTAGCCAGGATATGGTTTTGGGATGCTATTACCTGACGGCTGAAAATCTAGACGCTCAAAAAGGCGCTAATAAATATTTTGCCAATCTAGATGATGCGATTAAAGCCTACGAACAAAGGCAAATAGACTTACATGCCTATGTCTGGTTACGCTTCGACGGCATCGTCGAATCAGCCGTACCTGACAATGAAGTGATCAAGACGGAACAATTATCCGATGGCAGCGTAACCAAACACTACAGAGAGCGCCGGGTGCGGGAAACCGCTGATGGGGAAATCATTTCCCAGTATGTGCGTACTACTCCAGGTCGGATTATTTACAACAAAGCCATTCAAGAGGCGCTGATTAGCTAG